A stretch of the Arachis stenosperma cultivar V10309 chromosome 6, arast.V10309.gnm1.PFL2, whole genome shotgun sequence genome encodes the following:
- the LOC130934036 gene encoding uncharacterized protein LOC130934036 translates to MEEPSQRQKQLEKTSTPPLPYPQRFNKETKDQHFPKFLEVFKKLEINIPLAKALEQMPLYAKFLKELINKKRSWHGKETIMLTEECSAVIQRVIQPKLKDPGRFFLPCTVGSLTIDKALYDLAASINLIPYSMMRRLCIEEVKPTQMSLELVGKSLVFPREVIENLLVQVGTFIFPADFVILDLGEEGSDSIVLGRPFLATARAIIDVEQ, encoded by the coding sequence ATGGAGGAACCATCTCAAAGACAGAAGCAGTTGGAGAAGACTTCCACACCTCCCTTACCATACCCTCAAAGGTTCAACAAGGAGACCAAGGATCAACACTTCCCCAAATTCCTTGAAGTcttcaagaagttggagattAATATCCCCCTGGCTAAAGCATTAGAGCAGATGCCTTTATATGCAAAGTTCTTGAAAGAGCTTATCAATAAAAAGAGAAGTTGGCATGGGAAAGAAACCATTATGCTCACCGAAGAATGCAGTGCTGTGATTCAAAGGGTCATCCAaccaaaactcaaggatccTGGGAGATTCTTCCTGCCTTGCACCGTTGGTAGTCTAACCATTGATAAGGCACTATATGACTTAgcagcaagcatcaatctaattcCCTATTCTATGATGAGAAGGCTGTGTATAGAGGAGGTAAAGCCCACACAAATGTCACTAGAGCTTGTGGGAAAATCATTGGTATTTCCCAGAGAAGTGATTGAAAATCTCCTAGTCCAAGTAGGGACATTCATATTcccagcagactttgtgatcctggatCTAGGAGAAGAAGGGAGTGACTCTATTGTCTTGGGAAGACCCTTCTTGGCCACAGCAAGGGCCATCATAGATGTTGAACAATGA